A stretch of Episyrphus balteatus chromosome 2, idEpiBalt1.1, whole genome shotgun sequence DNA encodes these proteins:
- the LOC129911314 gene encoding uncharacterized protein LOC129911314 translates to MSCLIMTLDEMLKLSLGTSPLTNIQVAILHSFLKILIQKLNIQTDFVEISGTEVKHLREMMCKAHNPLVDFTVCSDEKLNRDINIYQMEEDINKLTEIVNKLESDLKQHLEAIERCKRPPAMNCLQLRRPKNRPLPEDESFSSDCEDLCTPCDEKSLIACDLLQNQTFLKKLMRRITSPVVDRIFEFETMINMLNEKFQNFLNTAQDEYQKVPLIEDCLRETRSVKKQLDKQHEEFIETMEEIQEMMDGKLDKMHIPALKKYISDKMSNIERKLEAVIQKEQCPKAAGVIMTNLQCLCCTTKVCQKDKVYPVPLLGDVKRFKVKSTSHDPNFCIPQDRPRACGGDHTVIRPNEKTLQKLNLLEDFGDQMNLPHDLTNNVKYFKGLHGRMYRQGPKTDILK, encoded by the coding sequence atgtcGTGCCTTATAATGACTCTGGATGAAATGCTTAAATTATCTTTGGGTACCAGCCCCCTAACCAATATTCAAGTTGCAATTCTTCACAGTTTCCTCAAAATTCTCattcaaaagttaaatattCAAACTGATTTTGTTGAAATCTCAGGAACAGAAGTTAAACATCTTCGAGAAATGATGTGTAAAGCTCATAATCCTTTGGTTGATTTTACAGTTTGTTCCGATGAAAAACTTAACCGTGATATCAATATTTACCAAATGGAAgaagatataaataaattgaCAGAAATTGTAAACAAACTGgaaagtgatttgaaacaacATTTGGAAGCTATTGAACGCTGTAAACGACCTCCAGCTATGAATTGTCTTCAACTGAGAAGACCAAAAAATCGTCCATTACCGGAAGATGAGTCATTTAGTTCAGATTGTGAAGACTTGTGTACACCATGTGACGAAAAAAGTCTCATTGCTTGTGATCTTCTTCAAAACCaaacttttttgaagaaactTATGCGTCGTATTACTTCGCCGGTTGTTGAtcgtatttttgaatttgaaacaaTGATAAACATGctaaatgaaaagtttcaaaattttttgaacacagCTCAGGATGAGTATCAAAAAGTTCCTCTAATCGAAGACTGTTTAAGAGAAACTAGATCTGTCAAAAAGCAACTCGATAAACAACATGAAGAGTTCATCGAAACAATGGAAGAAATTCAAGAAATGATGGATGGCAAATTAGACAAAATGCACATACCTGCTTTGAAGAAGTACATAAGTgataaaatgtcaaatataGAAAGAAAGTTGGAGGCAGTTATTCAGAAAGAACAATGTCCAAAAGCAGCTGGAGTCATTATGACCAATTTGCAATGCCTTTGTTGTACAACAAAAGTTTGTCAAAAAGATAAAGTCTATCCAGTTCCGCTTTTGGGTGATGTTAAACGCTTTAAAGTCAAGTCAACAAGTCATGATCCAAATTTTTGTATTCCTCAAGACCGACCTAGAGCGTGTGGTGGAGATCACACTGTAATTCGACCGAATGAAAAAACTCTCCAGAAATTGAATCTTCTTGAGGATTTCGGTGATCAAATGAACTTGCCTCATGATCTAACCAACaatgttaaatatttcaaaGGTCTTCACGGTCGAATGTATCGTCAGGGTCCCAAGactgatattttgaaataa